In Drosophila subpulchrella strain 33 F10 #4 breed RU33 chromosome 3R, RU_Dsub_v1.1 Primary Assembly, whole genome shotgun sequence, the following are encoded in one genomic region:
- the LOC119559981 gene encoding fatty acyl-CoA reductase wat, with protein sequence MTPKNDISSTEMDSGIQGFYRDKVVFLTGATGFLGKVIIEKLLRTTDVKRIYSMIRPKRGQDIQERIALWKKEPLFEVLLQEKPDALNRISIIAGDCLESDLGICKSDRQLLASEVHIVIHGAATVRFNEALHVALAINTRATRLMLQLAKEMIHLEAYLHISTAFSNCVLFRVEEKFYPEHLTCDSEKVLAMSELLSDQIVDNLTSTLQGDYPNTYTYTKALAEDVVLRESGDLPLSIFRPSVIIAAHKEPVCGWIDNLYGPIALMYGVGHGVLRLITYDKKGYASLVPVDYCANAALASVWQTSREKTPRDPKLQPAIYTLAPSEKNLLNNEDFINFALTFRDKFPLTKMIWYPFVHNISTTWLYPLAAFFYHIIPGFFYDLALRLSGRKPRLVKLYRSIHSNVAILQHFMHNSWYFETKSADRLRALMSPEERRIYNFDMEALNWEKYFQKALLGMRLYLGKEPPTKESIDQGRRLLQRLKIFHYSLMTMLWVIAGIILWALVKLMI encoded by the exons ATGACACCGAAAAACGACATATCAAGTACCGAAATGGACAGCGGTATCCAAGGATTTTATAGAGACAAGGTGGTGTTTTTAACAGGCGCCACTGGATTTTTGGGAAAAG TGATAATTGAAAAGCTTTTGCGAACTACGGATGTGAAAAGGATTTACTCAATGATTAGGCCAAAACGGGGTCAGGACATTCAGGAACGCATTGCCTTATGGAAAAAGGAACCA CTCTTTGAAGTCCTTCTACAAGAAAAACCCGATGCACTTAATCGGATCTCCATAATCGCAGGAGATTGTTTAGAATCCGATCTGGGAATTTGTAAGTCGGATCGCCAGCTCTTGGCTTCCGAGGTCCACATAGTCATCCATGGAGCAGCCACCGTGCGTTTCAATGAGGCGCTTCATGTTGCTTTGGCGATCAATACAAGGGCCACAAGACTAATGCTTCAATTGGCCAAGGAGATGATACATCTGGAGGCTTATTTGCACATCTCCACGGCATTTTCCAACTGCGTCCTATTTCGAGTCGAGGAGAAATTCTATCCCGAACATCTGACCTGCGATTCGGAGAAGGTTTTGGCCATGAGTGAGCTGCTAAGTGACCAAATAGTGGACAACCTGACATCCACTCTTCAGGGAGACTATCCCAACACCTATACCTATACCAAAGCATTGGCAGAGGACGTAGTCCTGAGAGAATCCGGAGACCTTCCCCTGAGTATCTTTCGACCGTCTGTTA TAATTGCCGCCCACAAAGAGCCTGTATGTGGGTGGATTGACAATCTATACGGTCCCATTGCTCTTATGTATGGCGTGGGCCATGGAGTTCTGCGCCTGATTACCTACGATAAAAAAGGTTACGCCAGCTTGGTGCCCGTGGATTACTGCGCAAATGCGGCTTTGGCCAGTGTTTGGCAAACGTCAAGGGAAAAAACCCCAAGAGATCCAAAATTACAACCCGCCATCTACACTTTAGCACCCAGTGAAAAGAACCTACTGAACAACGAGGACTTCATAAACTTCGCGTTAACCTTTCGAGATAAGTTTCCGCTGACCAAGATGATTTGGTACCCGTTCGTGCACAACATCTCCACAACATGGCTATATCCACTAGCCGCGTTCTTTTATCACATTATACCCGGCTTTTTCTATGATCTGGCACTAAGACTTTCGGGAAGGAAACCTCGTCTGGTCAAGCTCTACCGATCTATTCATTCCAATGTTGCAATTCTGCAGCACTTTATGCACAACAGTTGGTACTTTGAGACGAAGAGTGCAGATCGGTTGAGGGCCTTGATGTCACCGGAGGAGCGTCGAATATACAACTTCGATATGGAGGCACTGAACTGGGAGAAGTACTTCCAGAAGGCCCTGTTGGGCATGCGACTTTACCTGGGGAAGGAACCTCCAACCAAGGAATCCATCGACCAGGGTCGGCGACTGTTGCAGCG ATTGAAGATCTTTCACTATAGCCTTATGACTATGCTTTGGGTCATTGCTGGAATCATCTTGTGGGCACTGGTCAAATTgatgatttaa
- the LOC119563411 gene encoding fatty acyl-CoA reductase wat encodes MDIGIQGFFKNKTVFLTGCTGFLGKVVTEKLLRTTEVTRIYSLIRPKRGVPIKERIITWEKDPVFEVLLRTKPDALQRVCPIAGDCLEPDLGISEHDRRILAAEVHVVIHGAATVRFDEALHLAVAINVRATRLMLQLAKQMTNLVSYVHVSTAYSNCVINDIAERFYPEHLNCGSDNILALGDLVSNELLDKITPALVGSFPNTYTYTKALAEDVILREAGNLPLCIFRPAIIMSTYKEPLNGWVDNLFGPMALCFGGARGIMRVTTVDCDAKIGVVPADYCVNVALACAWRTAEKSVKNGKVMKPPIYAFAPSENNLISNGRFINTSVKYRDIIPLTKMLWYPFVLCISKSSLFPLAAFFLHTLPGYFFDMLLRLKGRKPILVNLYRKIHKNIAVLGPFSSTTWNFDTSNTKELRQAMSKEDLKLFDFDMERLDWDDYFKVAMYGVRLYIGKEQPTADSIAKGLKLGKRLKVIHYAFVSSLISVTGYVLWSLAKLLV; translated from the exons ATGGATATAGGAATACaaggattttttaaaaataagacCGTTTTTCTAACGGGTTGCACAGGATTTTTGGGAAAAG TGGTAACCGAGAAACTACTGAGAACTACAGAGGTTACTCGGATTTATTCCCTGATTAGACCCAAGCGGGGAGTGCCCATCAAAGAACGTATCATAACCTGGGAAAAGGATCCG GTGTTCGAGGTGCTTCTAAGGACGAAGCCAGATGCCCTGCAGCGGGTGTGCCCCATCGCAGGAGATTGTCTCGAACCCGATTTGGGTATCAGCGAACATGATCGAAGGATCCTGGCCGCCGAGGTGCATGTTGTAATCCATGGAGCTGCCACCGTGCGATTCGACGAGGCCCTGCACTTAGCCGTGGCTATTAATGTTCGGGCTACCCGTCTAATGCTGCAGTTGGCCAAGCAGATGACCAACCTGGTTTCCTATGTTCACGTATCCACTGCCTACTCCAACTGCGTAATTAATGACATCGCAGAGCGCTTCTATCCGGAGCACTTGAACTGTGGTTCGGATAATATCCTGGCCCTGGGCGATCTGGTATCCAACGAGTTGCTGGACAAAATTACCCCTGCCCTGGTGGGGTCCTTTCCCAACACCTATACGTACACCAAGGCTTTGGCAGAGGACGTGATCCTGCGAGAGGCGGGCAATCTGCCCCTGTGCATCTTCCGGCCGGCGATCA TTATGTCCACCTACAAGGAACCTCTGAATGGGTGGGTGGACAATCTGTTTGGACCTATGGCCCTTTGCTTTGGAGGAGCTCGCGGCATAATGCGGGTCACCACAGTGGACTGCGATGCCAAGATCGGTGTAGTGCCAGCTGATTATTGCGTCAATGTTGCTTTGGCCTGTGCCTGGAGAACGGCGGAGAAATCGGTCAAAAATGGAAAAGTCATGAAGCCCCCCATTTACGCCTTTGCGCCCAGCGAGAATAATCTTATAAGCAATGGCAGATTCATCAATACATCGGTTAAGTACCGCGACATAATTCCGCTGACCAAGATGTTGTGGTATCCATTTGTCCTCTGCATTTCCAAATCATCTCTCTTTCCGCTGGCTGCCTTCTTCCTTCACACTCTTCCGGGTTATTTCTTCGATATGTTGCTGCGTCTCAAGGGCCGGAAGCCCATTTTAGTGAATCTCTATCGCAAGATTCACAAGAACATCGCTGTCCTGGGTCCCTTTTCCAGCACCACTTGGAACTTTGACACGTCCAACACGAAGGAACTGAGGCAAGCCATGTCCAAGGAGGACCTTAAACTGTTCGACTTCGACATGGAGCGTCTGGATTGGGACGATTACTTCAAGGTGGCCATGTACGGAGTACGACTGTATATTGGAAAGGAGCAGCCTACCGCTGACTCCATCGCCAAGGGTCTTAAGCTAGGAAAGCG CCTTAAAGTCATACACTACGCATTCGTATCCTCGTTGATTTCCGTTACTGGTTACGTCCTATGGTCTCTAGCCAAACTCTTAGTTTAA
- the LOC119555273 gene encoding fatty acyl-CoA reductase wat yields MDTDIQRCFRSKTVFLTGATGFLGKVVIEKLLRTTEVKRIYVLIRPKRGVEIQERIITWSKDAVFELLLKSKPEALQRVWPIAGDCLDTDLGISEKDRRLLASEVQIVIHGAATVRFNEPLHVALAINTRATRLMIQLAREMRQLESFVHVSTAFSNCIIYDIKESFYPEHLSCSSDKVLSMTELMSDELLDNMESALLGSFPNTYTYTKALAEDVILKEAGGLPLCIFRPAVIIAAHKEPISGWIDNMYGPMAILFGVARGVLRIATIDPTAEASLVPVDYCANMTLACSWRTTEDGSGKSSSESPTIYQLAPSNENRLTHGEFIQHALDGRFNCPLTKMIWYPFLHCITTQWLYPLVAFFYHTLPAYFFDMALWLSGRKPRLVKVYQKIHKTLGILGPFACKSWNFDTRNTDQLRQLMSVEDRRIYYFDMVSLNWKEYFLHALRGMRQYLGNEPPTPESIAQGMKLIKRLKLLHHILQFFLCCVAAFVVLSLVKLVL; encoded by the exons ATGGATACCGATATTCAGAGATGTTTTCGCAGCAAAACTGTTTTCCTAACTGGAGCCACAGGCTTTTTGGGAAAAG TGGTAATCGAAAAGCTTTTGCGCACCACGGAGGTGAAACGAATCTATGTATTGATCAGACCCAAGCGGGGTGTTGAGATTCAGGAGAGGATTATCACTTGGTCAAAGGATGCG GTTTTTGAACTGCTGCTCAAGTCCAAGCCGGAGGCCCTTCAAAGGGTTTGGCCCATCGCAGGAGACTGTCTCGACACCGATTTGGGTATCAGCGAGAAGGATCGAAGGCTTTTGGCCTCCGAGGTGCAGATTGTAATCCACGGAGCAGCCACCGTGCGGTTCAATGAACCGCTCCATGTGGCTCTGGCAATCAACACAAGGGCCACAAGACTAATGATTCAACTGGCCAGGGAGATGAGACAGCTGGAGTCGTTTGTTCATGTCTCCACAGCCTTCTCCAACTGCATTATCTATGACATCAAGGAGAGTTTCTACCCCGAGCACCTTAGCTGCAGTTCCGATAAGGTTCTGTCCATGACCGAGCTGATGAGTGACGAATTGCTGGACAACATGGAAAGTGCGCTTCTTGGGTCTTTTCCCAATACTTACACCTATACCAAGGCCCTGGCAGAGGATGTGATCCTGAAGGAAGCGGGTGGCTTACCCCTCTGCATCTTTCGACCGGCAGTCA TCATTGCGGCCCACAAGGAACCCATCTCTGGCTGGATTGACAACATGTACGGACCGATGGCCATTCTTTTCGGAGTGGCTCGAGGAGTGCTGCGTATCGCCACCATAGATCCCACGGCGGAGGCGAGTCTGGTGCCCGTGGACTACTGTGCCAATATGACCCTGGCCTGCTCTTGGAGAACCACTGAGGATGGCAGCGGGAAGAGCTCATCGGAGAGTCCCACCATCTACCAACTGGCGCCGAGCAATGAAAACAGACTCACTCACGGAGAGTTCATTCAACATGCCCTTGATGGACGCTTCAATTGTCCACTTACAAAGATGATATGGTACCCCTTTCTCCACTGCATTACAACGCAGTGGCTTTATCCCCTGGTTGCCTTTTTCTACCACACCTTGCCAGCCTACTTTTTTGACATGGCCCTTTGGCTGAGTGGACGGAAACCGCGACTGGTAAAGGTTTATCAGAAGATACACAAGACCCTTGGTATCTTGGGGCCGTTTGCCTGCAAGAGCTGGAACTTTGACACGCGCAACACAGATCAGTTGAGGCAACTCATGTCGGTGGAGGATCGACGGATATACTACTTTGACATGGTCAGTCTCAACTGGAAAGAGTACTTCCTTCACGCCCTTCGAGGCATGAGGCAATATCTGGGAAATGAGCCGCCCACTCCGGAGTCCATTGCTCAAGGCATGAAGCTGATCAAGCG CTTGAAGCTGCTCCACCATATCCTACAGTTCTTCCTCTGTTGTGTTGCCGCATTTGTGGTGCTGTCGTTGGTCAAGCTTGTACTGTAA